Proteins encoded within one genomic window of Pigmentiphaga sp. H8:
- a CDS encoding aldehyde dehydrogenase family protein: protein MNTPEYHLYIAGEWVPGVSARPNVNPSDTSDVIGLYAQADAELARRAIAAAAQARPAWGASTPQQRFDVLDAVGNELLARKEEIGRMLSREEGKTLPEGMGEVARAAMIFKFFAGEALRTPGDLLPSVRPNVGVEVFRQPVGTVGLITPWNFPIAIPAWKIAPALTYGNTVVFKPAELVPGSAWLLAEILSRTALPKGAFNLVMGAGSAVGQAFVDSPEVQAISFTGSVATGRRIIAGATARGAKVQCEMGGKNPLVVLDDANLEQAVETAVQGSYFSTGQRCTASSKLIVTAGIHDRFVQAMRERMAKLNVGHALRAGVDIGPVVDERQLAQNLSYLDIARREGAQAVIGGETLERDTVGHFQAPALVTGTEPGMRINREEVFGPVASVLRARDYDEALHLANDTEFGLASGICTTSLKHATHFRQHAQAGMVMVNLPTAGVDYHVPFGGTKASSYGPREQGRHAAEFYTTVKTAYIAS, encoded by the coding sequence ATGAATACACCGGAATACCATCTTTACATAGCCGGCGAATGGGTGCCGGGCGTTTCCGCCCGCCCCAACGTCAACCCCTCGGACACCAGCGACGTGATCGGCCTGTACGCGCAGGCCGACGCCGAGCTGGCGCGCCGCGCCATCGCCGCGGCGGCACAGGCCCGGCCGGCCTGGGGCGCGTCCACGCCCCAGCAGCGCTTCGACGTGCTGGACGCGGTCGGCAACGAACTGCTGGCGCGCAAGGAAGAAATCGGCCGCATGCTGTCGCGCGAGGAAGGCAAGACCCTGCCCGAGGGCATGGGCGAGGTCGCGCGCGCCGCCATGATCTTCAAGTTCTTCGCCGGCGAGGCGCTGCGCACGCCGGGCGACCTGCTGCCGTCGGTGCGGCCCAACGTCGGCGTGGAAGTGTTCCGCCAGCCCGTGGGCACGGTCGGCCTGATCACGCCGTGGAACTTCCCCATTGCCATCCCCGCGTGGAAGATCGCGCCGGCGCTGACTTACGGCAACACCGTGGTCTTCAAACCCGCCGAACTGGTGCCGGGCTCGGCCTGGCTGCTGGCCGAGATCCTGTCGCGCACCGCGCTGCCCAAGGGCGCGTTCAACCTCGTCATGGGCGCGGGCTCGGCCGTCGGCCAGGCCTTCGTCGATTCCCCCGAGGTCCAGGCCATCAGCTTCACCGGCTCGGTGGCCACCGGCCGCCGCATCATCGCCGGCGCCACCGCGCGCGGCGCCAAGGTGCAATGCGAGATGGGCGGCAAGAACCCGCTGGTGGTGCTGGACGACGCCAACCTGGAGCAGGCCGTGGAAACCGCGGTGCAGGGTTCGTATTTTTCCACCGGCCAGCGGTGCACGGCGTCGAGCAAGCTGATCGTGACCGCCGGCATCCATGACCGCTTCGTGCAGGCGATGCGGGAGCGCATGGCGAAGCTGAACGTCGGCCACGCGCTGCGCGCCGGCGTGGACATCGGACCCGTGGTGGACGAGCGCCAGCTGGCGCAGAACCTGTCCTACCTGGACATCGCCCGCCGCGAGGGCGCGCAGGCCGTCATCGGCGGCGAAACGCTGGAGCGCGACACCGTCGGCCATTTCCAGGCGCCCGCGCTGGTAACGGGCACCGAGCCCGGCATGCGCATCAATCGCGAGGAAGTCTTCGGCCCCGTCGCCAGCGTGCTGCGCGCCCGCGACTACGACGAGGCCCTGCACCTGGCCAACGACACCGAGTTCGGCCTGGCCTCCGGCATCTGCACGACCTCGCTCAAGCACGCCACGCATTTCCGGCAGCACGCGCAGGCGGGCATGGTGATGGTAAACCTGCCCACGGCCGGGGTCGACTATCACGTGCCCTTCGGCGGCACCAAGGCTTCGTCCTACGGCCCGCGCGAGCAGGGCCGCCACGCGGC
- a CDS encoding 4-hydroxythreonine-4-phosphate dehydrogenase PdxA produces the protein MTTPLRPVVALTLGDPAGIGPELVARLLSRPDVPRQANVVLVGDPWLWEEGQRVAGVRVATRAVEDFAEVRARPDADVPAFLPMNTVDPVDVIVGTARAAGGKSVLQVLDRCMTAAMDGQIDAICFAPLNKHAMKLGGLRHEDELHHFAEYLGVTTYFCEFNTMDALWTSRISSHIPIKDVPRYIDKDRIKDATRLIHRSLLANGIAAPRVAVAALNPHGGDGGTCGREEVEIIEPAVRELVAEGLPIEGPYPADTIFLKARDGQVDAVVTMYHDQGQIAIKLLGFSKGVTVQGGLPIPITTPAHGTAYDIAGQGRANDNAIANAYAIACRMGLAQRQGATR, from the coding sequence ATGACTACCCCTCTTCGTCCCGTCGTCGCGCTTACCCTGGGCGATCCGGCGGGCATCGGTCCCGAACTCGTCGCGCGGCTGCTGTCGCGGCCGGACGTCCCGCGCCAGGCCAATGTCGTGCTGGTCGGCGACCCCTGGCTGTGGGAGGAGGGCCAGCGCGTGGCCGGCGTACGGGTCGCGACCCGCGCGGTCGAGGACTTCGCCGAAGTCCGCGCGCGTCCGGACGCCGACGTACCCGCTTTCCTGCCGATGAACACCGTGGACCCGGTCGATGTGATCGTTGGCACGGCGCGGGCGGCGGGCGGCAAGTCCGTGCTGCAAGTGCTGGACCGCTGCATGACCGCGGCCATGGACGGCCAGATCGACGCCATCTGCTTCGCGCCGCTGAACAAGCACGCGATGAAGCTGGGCGGCCTGCGCCACGAGGACGAGCTGCATCACTTCGCCGAGTACCTGGGCGTGACGACCTATTTCTGCGAATTCAACACCATGGATGCGCTGTGGACCTCGCGCATCTCGTCGCACATCCCCATCAAGGACGTGCCGCGCTACATCGACAAGGACCGCATCAAGGACGCCACGCGCCTGATCCACCGTTCCCTGCTGGCCAACGGCATCGCGGCCCCGCGCGTCGCGGTGGCCGCGCTCAACCCGCACGGCGGCGATGGCGGCACCTGCGGACGCGAGGAAGTCGAGATCATCGAACCCGCCGTGCGCGAACTGGTGGCCGAGGGCCTGCCCATCGAAGGCCCGTACCCGGCCGACACCATCTTCCTGAAGGCCCGCGACGGCCAGGTCGACGCCGTCGTCACCATGTATCACGACCAGGGCCAGATCGCCATCAAGCTGCTGGGATTCTCGAAGGGCGTGACGGTCCAGGGCGGCCTGCCCATTCCCATCACCACGCCCGCCCACGGCACGGCCTACGACATTGCCGGCCAGGGCCGGGCCAACGACAACGCCATCGCCAACGCCTACGCCATCGCCTGCCGCATGGGCCTCGCCCAGCGCCAGGGCGCCACCCGATAA
- a CDS encoding SMP-30/gluconolactonase/LRE family protein: MSTPTSLDPRAESLFGPDSRLERLYTGATWSEGPVWLAAQRMVLWSDIPNNRILAWDEREGGRVWRDRVEFTNGHTASADGSLLQCSHGMRAILRTRFDSAGRPGTAEVLVDRYQGRRLNSPNDLVEKRDGSIWFTDPPYGILSDREGHQAPSELRANYVFRYDPATGALDVASDFPEEPNGLAFSPDESVLYVTDTSAALRQDGGGNHHILAFDVTGGRTLARPRVFAVVEPGLADGIRVDERGWVYTSSEDSVQVYHPDGTRLARIPVPEKVGNLTFGGAARDELYICASTSLYRIRLNTNGHS; this comes from the coding sequence ATGAGCACCCCCACTTCCCTGGACCCGCGGGCCGAGAGCCTGTTCGGGCCCGACAGCCGGCTCGAACGCCTGTACACCGGCGCCACCTGGAGCGAAGGCCCCGTGTGGCTGGCCGCGCAGCGCATGGTGCTGTGGAGCGACATCCCCAACAACCGCATCCTGGCCTGGGACGAACGCGAGGGCGGACGGGTCTGGCGCGACCGGGTCGAGTTCACCAACGGCCACACCGCCTCGGCGGACGGCTCGCTGCTGCAGTGTTCGCACGGCATGCGCGCCATCCTGCGCACGCGCTTCGACAGCGCCGGCCGGCCCGGCACGGCCGAGGTGCTGGTCGACCGCTACCAGGGCCGCCGCCTGAATTCACCCAACGACCTGGTCGAGAAACGCGACGGCAGCATCTGGTTCACCGATCCGCCCTACGGCATCCTGTCCGACCGCGAAGGCCACCAGGCACCGTCCGAGCTGCGCGCCAACTACGTGTTCCGCTACGACCCGGCCACCGGCGCGCTGGACGTCGCCAGCGACTTTCCCGAGGAACCCAACGGCCTGGCGTTCTCGCCCGACGAAAGCGTGCTGTACGTGACCGACACCTCGGCCGCGCTGCGCCAGGACGGCGGCGGCAACCACCACATCCTGGCCTTCGACGTGACCGGCGGGCGCACGCTGGCCCGCCCCCGCGTGTTCGCCGTGGTCGAGCCCGGGCTGGCCGACGGCATACGGGTGGACGAACGCGGCTGGGTCTACACCAGCAGCGAGGACAGCGTCCAGGTCTACCACCCCGACGGCACCCGCCTGGCCCGCATCCCCGTCCCCGAGAAGGTCGGCAACCTGACTTTCGGCGGCGCCGCGCGCGACGAACTCTACATCTGCGCGTCGACGTCGCTGTATCGCATCCGCCTGAACACGAACGGCCATTCCTGA
- the araD1 gene encoding AraD1 family protein, which translates to MRVIQFIEDGQLCVGVVAGDDEIEVSSAREGVYGLALQAAREGVPLEALIRRQASSRRVRYQSLVDERRLLPPVTHPDAARMLISGTGLTHLGSAASRDAMHAKLQEDTNLTDSMKMFKLGVEGGKPAAGQAGAQPEWFYKGDGSLLVAPECDFPVPGFALDAGEEPELVGVYLVDDQGAPRRIGFAVGNEFSDHLTERFNYLWLAHSKLRPCAFGPELLLGELPADLRGASRIVRGGEVLWEKPFVTGEANMSHTLANLEHHHFKYPQFRRPGDLHVHYFGTATLSFSDQIRTVDGDRFEISLDGFGRPLRNAVRFEPAPAMVGVTSL; encoded by the coding sequence ATGCGCGTCATCCAATTCATCGAAGACGGCCAGCTTTGCGTGGGCGTCGTGGCCGGCGACGACGAGATCGAAGTCAGTTCCGCCCGCGAGGGCGTCTACGGCCTGGCCTTGCAGGCGGCGCGCGAAGGCGTGCCGCTGGAAGCGCTGATCCGGCGCCAGGCCTCCAGCCGCCGTGTCCGCTACCAGTCGCTGGTGGACGAGCGGCGCCTGCTGCCGCCGGTCACTCATCCCGACGCCGCCCGCATGCTGATCTCGGGCACCGGCCTGACCCACCTGGGCAGCGCGGCCTCGCGCGATGCCATGCACGCCAAGCTGCAGGAAGACACCAACCTGACCGACTCCATGAAGATGTTCAAGCTGGGCGTCGAGGGCGGCAAGCCGGCGGCGGGCCAGGCGGGGGCGCAGCCCGAATGGTTCTACAAGGGCGACGGCAGCCTGCTGGTGGCACCGGAATGCGACTTCCCCGTGCCCGGCTTCGCGCTGGACGCGGGCGAGGAACCCGAGCTGGTGGGCGTCTACCTGGTGGACGACCAGGGCGCGCCGCGCCGCATCGGCTTCGCCGTGGGCAACGAATTCTCGGACCACCTGACCGAGCGCTTCAACTACCTGTGGCTGGCGCATTCCAAGCTGCGGCCGTGCGCCTTCGGGCCGGAGCTGCTGCTGGGCGAACTGCCCGCCGACCTGCGGGGCGCCAGCCGCATCGTGCGCGGCGGCGAAGTCCTGTGGGAGAAGCCCTTCGTCACCGGCGAGGCCAACATGAGCCACACCCTGGCCAACCTGGAACACCACCACTTCAAGTACCCGCAGTTCCGCCGTCCCGGCGACCTGCACGTGCACTATTTCGGCACGGCCACGCTGAGCTTCTCCGACCAGATCCGCACCGTGGACGGCGACCGCTTCGAGATCTCGCTGGACGGCTTCGGCCGCCCCCTGCGCAACGCGGTCCGCTTCGAACCCGCCCCGGCCATGGTCGGCGTCACGTCCCTGTAG
- a CDS encoding L-rhamnonate dehydratase translates to MKIKSVRARVFEWKGKTVPPQANFCSNAMDALYDRGDSMKTFRFHGWTVVEIETDDGIVGLGNVALAPHIAKAIIDQYLAPLVVGQDPWDYEYLWQRMYRSTLAWGRKGVAMAAISAVDLAIWDILGKSVNKPVFKLLGGRTKERIPCYYSKLYRGDLKAMQEEAQTFLDQGFTAFKMRFGYGPNHGTRGVAENLKSVEAVREVIGYESDLMLECYMGWDLDYARRMLPRLEKFEPRWLEEPVIADDVDGYAELSRLSAIPISGGEHEFTLHGFRQLLDKKAVSVVQYDTNRVGGITAAHKINALCEAHSIPVIPHAGQMHNYHLTMSTLASPMSEYFPQFDVEVGNELFYYIFKGEPVAKDGFLQLDDTLPGLGLTLNTDYLDQFQISE, encoded by the coding sequence ATGAAAATCAAATCCGTCCGCGCCCGCGTCTTCGAATGGAAGGGCAAGACCGTTCCGCCCCAGGCCAACTTCTGCTCCAACGCCATGGATGCCCTGTACGACCGCGGCGATTCCATGAAGACTTTCCGCTTCCACGGCTGGACCGTGGTCGAGATCGAGACCGACGACGGCATCGTCGGCCTGGGCAACGTCGCGCTGGCGCCCCACATCGCCAAGGCCATCATCGATCAGTACCTGGCCCCGCTGGTCGTCGGCCAGGACCCCTGGGACTATGAATACCTGTGGCAGCGCATGTACCGCTCCACGCTGGCCTGGGGCCGCAAGGGCGTGGCCATGGCGGCCATCTCGGCGGTGGACCTGGCGATCTGGGACATCCTGGGCAAGTCGGTGAACAAGCCGGTGTTCAAGCTGCTGGGCGGCCGCACCAAGGAACGCATTCCCTGCTACTACTCCAAGCTGTACCGGGGCGACCTGAAGGCCATGCAGGAAGAGGCGCAGACCTTCCTGGACCAGGGCTTCACCGCGTTCAAGATGCGCTTCGGCTACGGCCCCAACCATGGCACGCGCGGCGTGGCCGAGAACCTGAAATCGGTGGAGGCCGTGCGCGAGGTCATCGGCTACGAGTCCGACCTGATGCTGGAGTGCTACATGGGCTGGGACCTGGACTACGCGCGCCGCATGCTGCCCAGGCTGGAGAAGTTCGAGCCGCGCTGGCTGGAAGAGCCCGTCATCGCCGACGACGTCGACGGCTATGCCGAACTGTCGCGCCTGAGCGCCATTCCCATCTCGGGCGGGGAACACGAATTCACGCTGCACGGCTTCCGCCAGTTGCTGGACAAGAAGGCGGTATCGGTCGTGCAGTACGACACCAACCGCGTCGGCGGCATCACCGCGGCCCACAAGATCAACGCGCTGTGCGAGGCGCATTCGATACCCGTGATCCCGCACGCCGGCCAGATGCACAACTACCACCTGACCATGAGCACGCTGGCCTCGCCCATGAGCGAGTACTTCCCGCAGTTCGACGTGGAAGTGGGCAACGAGCTCTTCTACTACATCTTCAAGGGCGAACCCGTCGCCAAGGACGGCTTCCTGCAGCTGGACGACACGCTGCCGGGCCTGGGCCTGACCCTGAACACCGATTATCTCGATCAATTCCAGATCAGCGAGTAA
- a CDS encoding FadR/GntR family transcriptional regulator, protein MQLISRIPGDTPNITRRTIRDQISDKLAYMIHSGLLRPGDELPSERELATTLGVSRETVRAAIGVLQAWRMLEVSQGARTRVLGPGAVAVQDSVSTLRDLGDRSLEEVAEARAAVEIQVIRLATRRITPAQLNRLDRLVADQETMMDDPVRFQISDQEFHEVLYRACGNGLLADVVFDFYGYALEHRRRALQRSGAIAHSVTDHRAIVAALKSGDPETAVAAMQRHLDQVHRTTQQELDHS, encoded by the coding sequence ATGCAGCTCATCTCCCGTATCCCCGGCGATACCCCGAACATCACGCGCCGGACCATCCGCGACCAGATCAGCGACAAGCTCGCCTACATGATTCACTCGGGCCTGCTGCGGCCGGGCGACGAATTGCCGTCCGAGCGCGAACTGGCGACCACGCTGGGCGTCTCGCGCGAGACCGTCCGCGCCGCCATCGGCGTGCTCCAGGCATGGCGCATGCTGGAAGTCAGCCAGGGCGCGCGCACCCGGGTGCTGGGACCGGGCGCGGTGGCGGTGCAGGATTCGGTCAGCACGTTGCGCGACCTGGGCGACCGGTCGCTGGAGGAAGTGGCCGAGGCGCGCGCCGCCGTGGAGATCCAGGTGATCCGCCTGGCCACGCGCCGCATCACGCCCGCGCAGTTGAACCGGCTGGACCGCCTGGTGGCGGACCAGGAAACGATGATGGACGATCCCGTCCGCTTCCAGATCTCGGACCAGGAGTTCCACGAGGTGCTGTACCGCGCCTGCGGCAACGGCCTGCTGGCCGACGTGGTGTTCGACTTCTACGGCTATGCGCTGGAACACCGGCGCCGCGCCTTGCAGCGGTCGGGCGCCATCGCGCATAGCGTGACCGACCACCGCGCCATCGTCGCCGCGCTCAAGAGCGGCGACCCGGAAACCGCCGTGGCCGCCATGCAGCGGCACCTGGACCAGGTCCATCGCACCACGCAACAGGAACTCGATCACTCATGA
- a CDS encoding YncE family protein, translated as MSQDTLLLVEKCSHCISWYDPESGERLRSLPLPDFPHEFVIDSAQRYVYVGHYGVETSGHVGPGGSAILQIDIRSAQLVRSIDLFPFNRIHGMQMDQHDRLYALSEEKAMLLVLDQPDTDTAPKRAMPSGGVKSHLFVLTRDGQTAFSMNLLSHTVTKLRPWEPLSQPVACHPGLKPEGCCLSEDERTLFVSNRWSNTLSAIDTETMEVRLTVPSREDATRIYRAGNRLLVTNYGDRSVSVVDPSTLRETGYVKMDARAIALSLDPTRPLAYISQDDDRVGVLDLQSLRFTRFIATQREPDVSRIVRI; from the coding sequence ATGAGCCAAGACACCCTTCTGCTGGTAGAAAAATGTTCACACTGCATCAGCTGGTACGACCCCGAGTCGGGCGAGCGGCTGCGCAGCCTGCCCCTTCCTGATTTCCCGCATGAGTTCGTGATCGACTCGGCGCAGCGCTACGTCTACGTGGGGCACTACGGCGTCGAGACCTCCGGCCACGTCGGCCCGGGGGGATCCGCGATCCTGCAGATCGATATTCGTTCGGCCCAACTGGTAAGGTCTATAGACCTGTTCCCGTTCAACCGCATCCACGGCATGCAGATGGACCAGCACGACCGGCTCTACGCGCTGAGCGAGGAAAAGGCCATGCTGCTGGTGCTGGACCAGCCCGACACCGACACGGCGCCCAAGCGCGCGATGCCCTCGGGCGGCGTGAAAAGCCATCTGTTCGTGCTGACGCGCGACGGCCAGACCGCCTTCAGCATGAACCTGCTCAGCCACACGGTGACGAAGCTGCGCCCCTGGGAACCACTGTCCCAGCCCGTGGCCTGCCATCCGGGACTCAAGCCCGAGGGCTGCTGCCTGAGCGAGGACGAGCGCACGCTGTTCGTCAGCAACCGCTGGAGCAACACGCTGTCGGCCATCGACACCGAGACCATGGAGGTGCGCCTGACGGTGCCCTCGCGCGAGGACGCGACCCGCATCTATCGCGCCGGCAACCGCCTCCTGGTGACGAACTACGGCGACCGCAGCGTTTCGGTGGTCGACCCCTCCACGCTGCGGGAAACGGGCTACGTGAAGATGGATGCGCGCGCCATCGCGCTGTCGCTCGATCCCACCCGGCCGCTGGCCTACATCTCGCAGGACGACGACCGCGTCGGCGTGCTGGACCTGCAATCGCTGCGTTTCACGCGCTTCATCGCCACGCAGCGCGAACCCGACGTCTCCCGGATCGTCCGGATCTGA